In the genome of Desulfovibrio desulfuricans, one region contains:
- a CDS encoding MFS transporter — MVVTCINLLLMTDYYLIFVTGAAYAQKTFDVSLSLAGLSSGVMVIGCLVGRFVTGNQLSSIGGRPCLLAGLLLFTASIGGLLLVHSLPQLFLQRFAAGVGIGVAGTATGAIVAYVVPVRFHGLGIGLFSMSAALALALGPFLGISISQRYGHEALMLVNGVACLLCLVIFFFLRNLPLMRQHVRPTFSLYSYIDPRVVRFSLVALVICPSYGCIQAFLPSFAAQNGLTSAASFFFLIYAGAAILTRPQTGRLFDKYGEHVVMYPALLLTAMALCVLSQADSTAGLLVAGLLLGMGFANFQSVGQAVSLSLVSRSRYAQATTTFYIFFDLGIGLGPYIFGFFIPVVGYSGMYLLLGMVALTAVAVYRLVHGNRAR; from the coding sequence ATGGTTGTTACCTGCATCAACCTGCTGCTGATGACAGATTATTATCTGATCTTTGTCACCGGGGCGGCCTATGCACAAAAAACCTTTGACGTCAGCCTCAGCCTGGCCGGGCTTTCATCCGGCGTCATGGTGATCGGCTGCCTGGTGGGCCGATTTGTTACCGGCAACCAGCTGTCGTCCATAGGGGGCAGGCCGTGCCTGCTGGCGGGCCTGCTGCTGTTTACGGCGAGCATTGGCGGCCTGTTGCTGGTGCATTCGCTGCCGCAGCTTTTTTTACAGCGCTTTGCCGCCGGGGTCGGCATCGGGGTGGCGGGCACTGCCACCGGAGCCATTGTGGCCTATGTGGTGCCCGTGCGCTTTCATGGTCTGGGCATCGGGCTTTTTAGCATGAGCGCGGCATTGGCGCTGGCTCTCGGCCCTTTTTTGGGCATCAGCATTTCTCAACGATACGGGCATGAAGCCCTGATGCTGGTTAATGGCGTCGCGTGCCTGCTGTGCCTGGTCATTTTTTTCTTTTTGCGCAACCTGCCGCTCATGCGCCAGCATGTGCGCCCGACCTTCAGCCTGTACAGTTATATAGACCCGCGCGTGGTGCGGTTTTCACTGGTGGCTCTTGTCATCTGCCCAAGTTACGGCTGCATCCAGGCTTTTTTGCCATCCTTTGCCGCGCAAAACGGCCTGACCTCCGCTGCCAGCTTTTTTTTTCTTATATACGCTGGCGCTGCCATACTCACGCGGCCCCAGACTGGCAGGCTTTTTGATAAATACGGCGAGCATGTGGTCATGTACCCCGCGCTGCTGCTTACGGCCATGGCCCTGTGCGTTCTCTCCCAGGCCGACAGCACCGCCGGGCTGCTGGTCGCCGGGCTGCTGCTGGGCATGGGTTTTGCCAATTTTCAGTCCGTGGGGCAGGCGGTATCGCTCTCGCTGGTCTCGCGGTCGCGCTATGCGCAGGCCACCACCACCTTCTATATCTTTTTTGACCTTGGCATTGGCCTTGGGCCGTACATTTTTGGATTTTTCATCCCCGTTGTCGGCTACAGCGGCATGTACCTTCTGCTGGGCATGGTGGCTCTGACAGCCGTTGCCGTTTACCGACTTGTGCACGGCAACCGGGCGCGCTGA
- a CDS encoding L-serine ammonia-lyase codes for MLSVFDLFKIGIGPSSSHTVGPMVAGKAFAGELAVLGLLPLVGRVKIELYGSLALTGEGHGTLGALLAGLEGEEPQEVDIAQMARRTAELKNNADLVLMCAYAVPFNFQRDVCEHKGLFLPRHSNAMTLSVFTVADQPLYTKNYYSIGGGFIRTDDDFDRPRELYATPPYPYENATELFEICARENKTIAQIVMANEVFWRSESEVHDRVAAITDAMREAVERGCYTDGVLPGGYNVRRRAPNLLRKVSALQAAGRRDLSLWPMLYAFAVAEENASGGRIVTAPTNGAAGIVPAVLLYYLNFYPHVTDEGARDFLFTAGAIGLFYKLNASISGAEVGCQGEVGVACSMAAGAYCAVTGGNVKQVEVAAEIGMEHNLGLTCDPVGGLVQIPCIERNGVAAERAVNCAQLSRLEDGRQRVISLDEIIGVMYRTGLDLQSRYKETSLGGLAEAVAKVMERKKNAAVGPGK; via the coding sequence ATGCTCAGCGTTTTTGACCTGTTCAAGATAGGTATCGGACCTTCCAGTTCTCATACCGTTGGCCCCATGGTGGCGGGCAAGGCCTTTGCCGGCGAGCTCGCCGTGCTCGGCCTGCTGCCGCTGGTGGGGCGGGTAAAGATAGAGCTGTACGGCTCGCTGGCGCTCACCGGCGAAGGGCACGGAACCCTTGGAGCCCTGCTGGCGGGACTTGAGGGCGAGGAACCGCAAGAGGTGGACATTGCGCAGATGGCCCGCCGTACGGCAGAGCTAAAAAACAACGCCGACCTTGTGCTCATGTGCGCCTATGCCGTTCCTTTCAATTTTCAGCGCGACGTGTGCGAGCACAAGGGCCTTTTTTTGCCCCGCCACTCAAACGCCATGACGCTTTCGGTCTTCACCGTCGCCGACCAGCCGCTGTACACCAAAAATTATTACTCCATCGGCGGCGGATTTATCCGCACCGACGACGACTTTGACCGCCCGCGCGAGCTGTACGCAACGCCGCCTTATCCCTATGAAAACGCCACGGAGCTGTTTGAAATCTGCGCCCGCGAAAACAAGACCATCGCGCAGATAGTCATGGCCAACGAGGTGTTTTGGCGGTCCGAGAGCGAGGTTCATGATCGCGTGGCCGCTATCACGGACGCAATGCGCGAGGCCGTGGAGCGCGGTTGTTATACGGATGGGGTACTGCCCGGCGGCTACAACGTGCGCAGGCGCGCGCCCAACCTGCTCCGCAAGGTGAGCGCCCTGCAGGCTGCAGGGCGACGCGACCTGAGCTTGTGGCCAATGCTCTACGCCTTTGCCGTAGCGGAAGAAAACGCTTCAGGCGGGCGCATTGTCACTGCCCCCACCAACGGAGCGGCGGGCATTGTGCCTGCGGTGCTGCTGTATTATCTGAATTTTTACCCCCATGTCACCGACGAAGGGGCGCGCGACTTTTTGTTCACTGCCGGGGCCATTGGCCTGTTTTACAAGCTCAATGCGTCCATTTCGGGCGCGGAGGTCGGTTGTCAGGGCGAGGTGGGCGTGGCCTGCTCCATGGCGGCGGGCGCTTACTGCGCCGTTACCGGCGGCAATGTCAAACAGGTGGAAGTGGCGGCGGAAATCGGCATGGAGCACAACCTTGGCCTCACCTGCGACCCTGTTGGAGGGCTGGTGCAGATTCCCTGCATCGAGCGCAACGGCGTTGCGGCGGAGCGCGCGGTCAACTGCGCCCAGCTGTCGCGGCTCGAAGACGGGCGTCAGCGCGTTATTTCGCTGGATGAAATTATCGGGGTCATGTACCGCACCGGGCTGGATTTGCAGTCGCGTTACAAGGAAACCTCGCTCGGCGGTCTGGCCGAGGCCGTGGCCAAGGTCATGGAGCGCAAAAAAAATGCCGCTGTCGGGCCCGGCAAGTAA
- a CDS encoding HdeA/HdeB family chaperone: protein MKKLCFAIVLAALFALPMTASAKGDKIDFGKLPCSAFVQLDAQTMTMFYFWLDGYASAKTGDTTLDAGAVENNLTQIMKVCKQNPKKTVLSVVAD from the coding sequence ATGAAAAAACTGTGTTTTGCAATCGTGCTGGCGGCCCTGTTTGCCTTGCCCATGACTGCCTCGGCCAAGGGCGACAAAATCGATTTTGGCAAACTGCCCTGCAGTGCGTTTGTGCAGTTGGACGCCCAGACCATGACCATGTTTTATTTCTGGCTTGATGGCTACGCCAGCGCCAAAACCGGCGACACGACCCTGGACGCCGGTGCTGTGGAAAACAACCTGACCCAGATTATGAAGGTCTGCAAACAGAACCCCAAAAAGACCGTGCTTTCGGTTGTGGCGGATTAA
- a CDS encoding MarR family winged helix-turn-helix transcriptional regulator yields MEPAYRWITLANRHYYLYLNRALAQFGLNSSQYLFIIYLCREPGITQDRLPERICINKSNVARTLAQLEKKGLILRKVNPGDKRTATVFPTARAHELYPQILAVIEAWDDAVTGVLSEREKKSLLDFMQRVADRAAELRGATFAALTKQKRIR; encoded by the coding sequence ATGGAACCTGCCTACAGATGGATTACACTGGCCAACCGACACTATTATCTCTACCTCAACCGGGCGCTGGCCCAATTTGGACTCAACAGCAGCCAGTACCTGTTTATCATCTATCTTTGCCGCGAGCCGGGCATCACCCAGGACAGACTGCCCGAGCGCATCTGCATCAACAAAAGCAACGTGGCCCGCACGCTTGCGCAGCTTGAAAAAAAGGGGCTCATCCTCCGCAAGGTCAACCCCGGCGACAAGCGCACTGCCACGGTTTTTCCCACGGCCCGCGCCCATGAGCTGTACCCGCAGATTCTGGCTGTGATCGAGGCCTGGGACGATGCCGTCACGGGGGTGCTTTCGGAGCGGGAAAAGAAAAGTCTGCTCGACTTCATGCAACGTGTGGCCGACCGGGCGGCAGAGCTGCGCGGGGCGACGTTTGCAGCGCTGACAAAGCAGAAGCGTATCCGCTAA
- the mutY gene encoding A/G-specific adenine glycosylase, with the protein MNRKLAKPQPAALPGLPIKDDIQPDHLPPQNHRAELQQALLHWFAQNQRSLPWRANYTPYEVWISEVMLQQTQMERGVSYFNSWMRRFPDIASLAAASEEEVLRQWEGLGYYSRARYILKAARKIMTEHDGVFPSDLAAIRALPGVGPYTAGAVASIAFGEKLPCVDANVERVIARVFDVDSPVKQDPAAGVIHRWALRLVPEGLAREHNQAMMELGALVCRKKPRCGVCPLARYCISLHLGITDQRPVPGKRAAITPVLAVTGVLRCGDRVFVQKRPPSGVWGNLWEFPGGRVEADESADQAAVREFMEETGFAVRVAQRYGIIRHGYTTYRLTLHCFGLELAAGAETPPKPPLLSAATEARWVAPQELNDLAMPAAHRKLADKLFGAPDAEGAAEPQQAPLPSEPLQ; encoded by the coding sequence ATGAACCGCAAGCTTGCCAAACCCCAACCCGCCGCGCTGCCGGGTCTGCCCATAAAGGACGACATTCAGCCCGACCACCTGCCGCCGCAGAATCACCGCGCGGAGCTGCAACAGGCCCTGCTGCACTGGTTTGCCCAAAACCAGCGTAGCCTGCCCTGGCGGGCAAACTACACGCCTTACGAGGTCTGGATATCCGAGGTCATGCTGCAGCAAACCCAGATGGAGCGCGGCGTGAGCTATTTCAACAGCTGGATGCGGCGCTTCCCCGACATCGCCAGCCTGGCCGCCGCCAGCGAGGAAGAAGTGCTGCGCCAGTGGGAGGGCCTGGGCTATTACTCGCGTGCGCGGTATATCCTCAAGGCCGCCCGCAAGATCATGACCGAACACGACGGCGTTTTTCCCTCCGACCTCGCCGCCATACGGGCGCTGCCCGGCGTCGGCCCATACACGGCGGGCGCGGTGGCCAGCATTGCCTTTGGCGAAAAACTGCCCTGCGTGGACGCCAATGTGGAAAGGGTCATTGCCAGGGTTTTTGATGTGGACAGCCCCGTCAAGCAAGACCCCGCTGCGGGCGTCATCCACCGCTGGGCGTTGCGCCTTGTGCCCGAAGGGCTGGCGCGTGAGCACAACCAGGCCATGATGGAACTTGGCGCGCTTGTGTGCCGCAAAAAACCCCGCTGCGGCGTCTGCCCCCTGGCGCGCTACTGCATCAGCCTGCATCTGGGCATTACCGACCAGCGCCCGGTACCGGGCAAACGGGCCGCCATCACGCCCGTGCTTGCCGTCACCGGCGTGCTGCGCTGCGGCGACAGGGTATTTGTGCAAAAACGCCCGCCTTCCGGCGTGTGGGGCAACCTGTGGGAGTTCCCCGGCGGCAGGGTCGAGGCAGATGAAAGTGCGGATCAAGCCGCCGTGCGTGAATTTATGGAAGAAACGGGCTTTGCCGTGCGGGTGGCCCAACGCTACGGCATCATCCGGCACGGGTACACCACCTATCGGCTGACCCTGCACTGCTTTGGACTGGAGCTTGCCGCTGGCGCTGAGACGCCGCCCAAACCGCCGCTGCTCTCCGCTGCCACAGAGGCCCGCTGGGTTGCGCCGCAGGAACTCAACGACCTTGCCATGCCCGCAGCCCATCGCAAACTGGCGGACAAACTTTTTGGCGCCCCGGATGCGGAGGGTGCGGCCGAGCCGCAACAGGCCCCGCTGCCGTCTGAACCATTACAATAA
- a CDS encoding tetratricopeptide repeat protein, translating to MASQKSPKESEDTAPAAQPATPADAKSTSAQTLQAASEAAQAEQHKGLSKVSKGAFFVGIALALVLGIYVGSLVPSMFAPAATAQQAAPAQAQAPTQTRQDNQPPMPPELAAKIAAMEQNVLANPKSAENWTELGNLYFDTGQSRKAAEAYERSLALAPDSADVLTDLGIMYRELGEFDKAVASFRRASSVNPRHENAMFNEGVVLYFDLKRKDDAMKAWQRLLAINPGARAPDGQTVSDVIRNLR from the coding sequence ATGGCCAGTCAGAAGTCCCCCAAAGAATCCGAAGACACCGCGCCGGCAGCGCAGCCCGCTACGCCCGCCGACGCCAAATCCACCAGCGCACAAACCTTGCAGGCCGCTTCTGAAGCAGCGCAGGCAGAACAACACAAAGGGTTGAGCAAAGTCAGCAAGGGCGCCTTTTTTGTAGGCATTGCCCTGGCTCTTGTGCTGGGCATCTATGTGGGCAGCCTTGTGCCGTCCATGTTTGCGCCCGCCGCGACCGCGCAGCAGGCCGCCCCGGCTCAGGCCCAGGCCCCAACCCAGACCCGGCAGGATAACCAGCCCCCCATGCCACCCGAGCTTGCGGCCAAAATCGCCGCCATGGAGCAGAACGTTCTTGCCAACCCCAAGAGCGCGGAAAACTGGACGGAACTGGGCAACCTCTATTTTGACACCGGCCAGTCGCGCAAGGCGGCCGAGGCGTACGAACGTTCGCTGGCGCTGGCCCCCGATAGCGCAGACGTGCTCACCGACCTTGGCATCATGTATCGCGAACTCGGCGAGTTTGATAAGGCCGTGGCAAGTTTTCGCCGCGCCTCAAGCGTAAATCCCCGCCACGAAAACGCCATGTTTAACGAAGGCGTGGTGCTGTACTTTGATCTCAAGCGCAAGGACGACGCCATGAAGGCATGGCAGCGCCTGCTGGCGATCAACCCCGGCGCGCGTGCCCCCGACGGGCAGACTGTTTCGGATGTGATCAGGAATTTGCGCTAG
- a CDS encoding peptidylprolyl isomerase has protein sequence MSDNPTVLLETSSGDILVELFADKAPQTVANFLKYVDDGFYANTIFHRVIPGFMIQGGGLGARMDEKPTREPVTNEADNGLKNERGTLAMARTRDPHSATGQFFINLVDNDFLNHSSPTLDGWGYCVFGKVTEGLEVVDKIAKVKTKTVGFHENVPTDMVLITGASRFE, from the coding sequence ATGTCCGACAATCCTACGGTTTTGCTGGAGACCTCCTCCGGCGACATTCTGGTGGAGCTTTTTGCCGACAAGGCCCCCCAAACCGTTGCCAATTTTTTGAAATATGTGGATGACGGCTTTTACGCCAACACCATTTTTCACCGCGTTATCCCCGGTTTCATGATTCAGGGCGGCGGTCTTGGCGCGCGTATGGACGAAAAGCCCACCCGTGAGCCCGTAACCAACGAAGCCGACAACGGCCTGAAAAACGAGCGCGGCACGCTTGCCATGGCCCGCACCCGCGACCCGCACAGCGCCACCGGCCAGTTTTTCATCAACCTGGTGGACAATGATTTTCTTAACCACAGCTCTCCCACCCTTGACGGCTGGGGCTACTGCGTTTTTGGCAAGGTGACCGAAGGTCTTGAAGTTGTGGATAAAATTGCCAAGGTAAAGACCAAGACCGTGGGCTTTCATGAAAATGTGCCCACCGACATGGTGCTTATCACCGGGGCAAGCCGCTTCGAATAG